From a single Gemmatimonadota bacterium genomic region:
- a CDS encoding alkaline phosphatase D family protein has product MSMSNPVLPLFHAVGPGTRREFLRRVRDFGALLALGSLPSCRGDRPSRLGIDPFGLGVASGDPTPDGIVLWTRLVADPLRGDALLEGVQTVAWELAADESFRQIVRSGSETVLPELAHSLHLELDGLEPGRDYWYRFMTNDATSPVGRARTAPAAGGMSDRFRFAFVSCQHWEQGLYTAYQHLAQEDVDLVVHLGDYIYEYGPDLRVREHNGPEIMSLADYRRRLSLYKSDPLLKTAHERAPFVVTWDDHEVDNNYAGAISQDDDPRDAFLLRRAAAYQAYWEHQPLRRAQMPTGPDALLYRRLRFGGLIEMSVLDTRQYRTDQPCGDGRKPRCAEAYLEEATMMGAEQERWLMENMARSDARWNVLANQVMMSEVKAIVNGAESYSLDQWAGYVAPRQRLTGFLAETRPSNPVVLTGDIHSNWVADIKVDYEDAVAPVVATEFVGTSISSGGDGQDSYESIPQTLSMNPHVKLFNGQRGYVSCTVTPDEWRADYQVVDYVSRPGAPVRTRASFVVENGRAGAQEV; this is encoded by the coding sequence ATGTCGATGTCGAACCCGGTTCTTCCACTCTTCCACGCGGTCGGTCCCGGCACCCGCCGGGAGTTCCTGCGCCGTGTTCGGGATTTCGGCGCGCTCCTCGCCCTGGGCTCGCTTCCGTCCTGCCGGGGGGACCGTCCGAGCCGGCTGGGCATCGATCCCTTCGGGTTGGGGGTGGCCTCGGGGGATCCCACCCCGGACGGCATTGTCCTGTGGACGCGCCTGGTGGCTGATCCGCTGCGGGGCGACGCGCTGCTCGAGGGAGTCCAGACGGTGGCCTGGGAACTGGCGGCGGACGAGTCGTTCCGTCAGATCGTGCGGTCCGGGTCGGAGACCGTCCTCCCCGAGCTCGCGCATTCGCTCCACCTGGAGCTGGACGGGCTGGAGCCGGGCCGGGACTACTGGTACCGCTTCATGACGAACGATGCCACCAGCCCGGTGGGACGGGCGCGCACCGCGCCGGCGGCCGGCGGGATGAGCGACCGCTTCCGCTTCGCGTTCGTATCCTGCCAGCACTGGGAGCAGGGCCTCTACACGGCCTACCAGCATCTGGCTCAGGAAGACGTGGACCTGGTCGTACACCTGGGCGACTACATCTACGAATACGGCCCCGACCTGCGGGTGCGCGAACACAACGGCCCAGAGATCATGAGCCTGGCCGACTATCGGCGGCGCCTGTCGCTCTACAAGAGCGATCCCCTGCTGAAGACTGCGCACGAGCGGGCGCCCTTCGTGGTCACCTGGGACGATCACGAGGTGGACAACAACTATGCGGGGGCAATCTCTCAGGACGACGATCCCCGGGATGCCTTTCTGCTCCGCCGCGCCGCTGCCTACCAGGCCTACTGGGAACACCAGCCGCTGCGGCGCGCCCAGATGCCCACCGGGCCCGACGCGCTCCTGTACCGGCGCCTGCGCTTCGGCGGCCTGATCGAGATGAGCGTGTTGGATACCCGCCAATACCGCACCGACCAGCCGTGCGGCGACGGTCGCAAGCCCCGCTGCGCCGAGGCCTATCTGGAGGAGGCCACCATGATGGGCGCTGAGCAGGAGCGCTGGTTGATGGAGAACATGGCGCGTTCCGACGCGCGTTGGAACGTTCTGGCCAATCAGGTCATGATGTCCGAAGTAAAGGCCATCGTGAACGGGGCGGAGTCGTATTCGCTGGACCAGTGGGCGGGGTACGTGGCGCCCCGCCAGAGGTTGACGGGTTTCCTCGCCGAGACCCGGCCCTCCAACCCGGTCGTGCTTACCGGGGACATCCACAGCAACTGGGTGGCCGACATCAAGGTCGACTACGAGGATGCGGTCGCGCCGGTGGTCGCCACCGAGTTCGTGGGCACGTCCATCAGCTCCGGCGGCGACGGTCAGGACTCCTACGAGTCCATCCCGCAGACGCTGTCCATGAATCCGCATGTGAAGCTCTTCAACGGCCAGCGTGGCTACGTCTCCTGCACCGTCACCCCCGACGAGTGGCGCGCCGACTACCAGGTGGTGGACTACGTGTCCCGTCCCGGCGCGCCGGTGCGCACGAGAGCCAGCTTCGTGGTGGAGAACGGGAGGGCTGGAGCCCAGGAGGTCTGA
- a CDS encoding amidohydrolase family protein yields the protein MQTARTSRSLPAVALLGLVTLACDSSPAPPVAPRIDHHLHLRSEAAADLLLTLDVEGEPAPEPDGTGALIAEDVLRAMDQAGVERGLVLSNAYLFGMPDQNVPDELGLVRAENDFVASQAARYPDRLTAFCSVNPLRDYAAAEVERCAADVRLSGLKLHFTNSDLDLRNPDHVARLRVLFERLDALEFAVVVHMRTRRDDYGAQDARIFIDEVLAQVPDLPVQIAHVAGWGGYDDATDAALGAFAEAFRERRLNPARISFDVAAVVFQPEAAGADTALAARVRGANQRLAERIRGIGIERFVYATDWPSWPPVPDPTTGIEANVRLLKSALPLSPVEMGKLFDNVSVVLQH from the coding sequence TTGCAGACTGCGCGGACCTCTCGTTCGCTGCCCGCGGTGGCACTGTTGGGCCTCGTCACGCTCGCCTGCGACTCGTCGCCCGCCCCGCCGGTAGCGCCGCGGATCGACCACCATCTCCACCTGCGTTCCGAGGCTGCAGCAGACCTGCTACTCACGCTCGACGTGGAGGGAGAGCCCGCTCCTGAGCCGGATGGCACCGGTGCCCTCATCGCCGAGGACGTGCTGCGGGCCATGGACCAAGCCGGTGTCGAGCGAGGACTGGTCCTCTCCAATGCCTATCTGTTCGGGATGCCGGATCAGAACGTCCCCGACGAGCTCGGCCTGGTGCGTGCCGAAAACGACTTCGTGGCGTCGCAGGCGGCCCGCTATCCCGATCGCTTGACGGCGTTCTGTAGCGTGAATCCGCTGCGCGACTATGCTGCGGCCGAGGTTGAGCGCTGTGCCGCCGATGTGCGACTCTCCGGGCTCAAGCTGCACTTCACAAACTCCGACCTGGATCTGCGCAACCCGGACCACGTCGCGCGGCTGCGCGTGCTCTTCGAGCGACTGGATGCGCTTGAATTCGCGGTCGTGGTGCACATGCGCACCCGGAGAGACGACTATGGCGCCCAGGATGCACGTATCTTCATCGACGAGGTCCTGGCGCAGGTGCCGGATCTCCCGGTGCAGATCGCCCACGTGGCGGGCTGGGGCGGCTACGACGACGCCACCGATGCCGCGCTCGGGGCCTTCGCCGAGGCGTTTCGGGAGAGACGTCTGAATCCCGCGCGGATCAGCTTCGACGTGGCCGCCGTGGTATTCCAGCCCGAGGCCGCTGGTGCGGACACCGCGTTGGCCGCGCGGGTGCGGGGCGCCAACCAGCGGTTGGCGGAACGCATACGTGGCATCGGGATCGAGCGCTTCGTCTACGCCACCGATTGGCCCTCGTGGCCACCCGTGCCTGATCCAACCACCGGTATCGAGGCGAACGTCCGCCTCCTCAAGAGCGCGCTGCCGCTGTCGCCCGTCGAGATGGGCAAGCTGTTCGACAATGTGAGTGTCGTGCTGCAGCACTGA
- a CDS encoding DNA-formamidopyrimidine glycosylase family protein gives MPEGDTIHRAAATLRKVLEGQVVRSAALPRHQGPNLEAIDGQRVASVRASGKHLLIAFENQLVLRSHMRMTGSWHLYRPGERWRKPRARARAALETSDWIAVCFNAPDVQLLRSAANERALAEVLGPDLLAPEFDAAAVARRWASVPELPIGVALMRQHLAAGIGNVYKSEVLFLQGIDPFAPVRQLSHSTLEGIAACARSLMSANLGPGRRTTRRSLDGEPLWVYGRSGRPCRRCHTVVRMRRQGSDGRSTYFCPICQASGPATRAFQPGLESSG, from the coding sequence GTGCCTGAGGGCGACACCATCCATCGCGCGGCCGCGACCCTGCGCAAGGTGCTCGAGGGCCAGGTGGTCCGCAGCGCGGCTCTCCCGAGGCACCAGGGCCCGAACCTCGAGGCGATCGACGGGCAGCGCGTCGCATCGGTCCGCGCGTCAGGAAAGCACCTGTTGATCGCGTTCGAGAACCAGCTCGTCCTGCGCAGCCACATGCGCATGACCGGTTCGTGGCACCTCTACCGTCCGGGCGAGCGTTGGCGCAAGCCGCGAGCTCGAGCGCGCGCCGCCCTGGAAACGAGCGACTGGATCGCGGTGTGCTTCAACGCACCGGACGTGCAGTTGCTCCGCTCCGCCGCCAACGAGCGAGCGTTGGCCGAGGTGCTCGGCCCGGACCTGCTTGCTCCCGAGTTCGATGCGGCAGCCGTGGCTCGTCGTTGGGCCTCCGTGCCCGAGCTGCCCATCGGGGTCGCGCTCATGCGGCAGCACCTGGCCGCCGGGATCGGGAACGTCTACAAGTCCGAGGTCCTCTTCCTGCAGGGCATCGACCCCTTCGCCCCGGTGCGCCAACTCTCCCACTCCACGCTGGAGGGGATCGCAGCCTGTGCGCGCTCGTTGATGTCGGCCAACCTAGGGCCAGGACGTCGAACCACCCGCCGCTCGCTGGACGGGGAGCCTCTGTGGGTGTATGGCCGCAGCGGAAGACCGTGCCGGCGCTGTCACACTGTGGTACGGATGCGACGGCAAGGGTCGGACGGACGTTCCACCTATTTCTGTCCGATCTGTCAGGCGAGCGGGCCCGCGACCAGGGCGTTCCAACCGGGCCTTGAGAGCAGCGGGTAA
- a CDS encoding crosslink repair DNA glycosylase YcaQ family protein yields MPSPSEAPDGSAPALSFAAPATRAWFERSFAAPTRAQSLGWPAIASGASTLLLAPTGSGKTLAAFLVAIDRMMFGPAATDPDSTRVLYISPLKALGVDVERNLRAPLAGIRAEAERLGLPFHLPRVGVRTGDTTPRERRELIRQAPEILITTPESLYLMLTSNARETLRGVETVIIDEIHAIAATKRGTHLFLSLERLERQRQQGAPLQRVGLSATQRPLEEIARLLGGFETAPGREDAHPRPVEIVDASAPKTFDVRIEVPVEDMAALGEPLADVTSGPAAAGPQRASIWPQIHPRLLELIRQHRSTLIFVNSRRLAERLSTALNELAEEEIVMAHHGSVAPHQRADIEDRLKRGALPALVATSSLELGIDMGAIDLVIQIEAPPSVASGIQRFGRAGHHVGAVSTGVIFPKFRVDLLACAAVGRAVRDGWVESTAYPRNPLDVLAQQIVATVTEEPLHVDELFALVRRAAPYVDLPREAFERVLDMLSGHYPSDDFRELRPRITWDRITGELEARRGARMVSVISGGTIPDRGLYGVFLAGAERPVRIGELDEEMVFESREGEVFLLGASSWRIESIDHDRVLVSPAPGEPGKMPFWRGDGPGRPIEFGRAIGDLIQEVRALDPEAARARLASAHGLDTNAATNLVALLADQFEAGGQVPAADRIVIEQFVDEVGDWTVAILSPFGTRVHAPWAMAAAARLRRQYDVEVDTLWTDDGIVFKLPNIEEPPPSELFLPESDEVRDIVVDQLGSTALFASRFRENAARALLLPRQRPGRRTPLWVQRRRSADLLKAAAQFADFPIVLETYRDCLNDVFDLPGLIELLKGIEEGQVAVSTVQTRKASPFAASLLFGYVANFLYEGDVPLAERRAQALMLDHAQLLQLLGEPELRELLDPDSIAAASARASRTDGSRPLRDHDDVHDALISLGDLTLAEVEARALQPERMAVTLGELILSRRVFSAQIAGQERFIAAEDAARYRDALGVQPPAGLPTAFLQSGPDPLGDLLRRYARTHGPFTVQAAATRFGLGTAPVERALEELGARGHLAFGHFLPGGHGREWCDPGVLRDIKRRSLAHLRAQVEPVEPDAYARFLLDWHGVGAPSRGIDAVFEAVQQLQGAPLPASDLERGILPARVLGYDPRDLDELFTTGELVWQGVEPLGEHDGRIVLLLRDQIPLLATAPTALPGELEARIVEALRGRGALFFPELLSLTGGFKPEVLAALWRLVWSGTVTNDTLAPLRSLRRARSATRRTRGLRRSLALPPGSAGRWSLFPWPADVPSETERATALAEQLLQRHGLVTREVARAEALRGGFSSVYPILRRMEEVGKVRRGYFVEGLGGAQFGRAGVEDRLRRARDQEGDEGGTATVLWASDPANPYGAQLPWPERTGARASRSAGAQVILTAGRLAAWISPGARRVLTFLPADEPQRSRWIASVAEGLATLPETRARAAIVLESVDGVAPDTSPLAAALVEAGFRPSPKGWLRRRGRGSA; encoded by the coding sequence ATGCCTTCCCCGTCAGAAGCCCCGGACGGTAGTGCCCCCGCGCTGAGCTTCGCGGCGCCCGCCACGCGCGCCTGGTTCGAACGCAGCTTCGCCGCGCCCACCCGGGCGCAATCGCTCGGATGGCCGGCCATCGCCAGCGGGGCGTCCACGCTGCTGCTGGCACCGACCGGCTCCGGCAAGACCTTGGCCGCCTTCCTGGTGGCCATCGACCGCATGATGTTCGGGCCGGCGGCCACCGACCCCGACTCCACACGGGTGCTCTACATCTCACCGCTCAAGGCGCTGGGCGTGGATGTCGAGCGCAACCTGCGCGCCCCGCTGGCCGGCATTCGCGCGGAGGCGGAGCGGCTGGGCCTGCCCTTCCACCTCCCCCGCGTGGGTGTGCGCACCGGCGATACCACTCCCCGCGAGCGCCGGGAGCTGATCCGGCAGGCGCCCGAAATCCTGATCACCACACCGGAGTCGCTCTACCTCATGCTCACCTCCAACGCCCGGGAAACCCTGCGCGGCGTGGAGACGGTGATCATCGACGAGATCCATGCCATCGCTGCCACCAAGCGGGGCACCCATCTCTTCCTCTCCCTGGAGCGACTCGAGCGCCAGCGCCAGCAGGGCGCGCCACTGCAGCGCGTGGGTCTGTCCGCCACGCAGCGGCCCCTCGAGGAGATCGCCAGGCTGCTGGGCGGCTTCGAGACCGCACCCGGCAGGGAGGACGCTCATCCCCGACCGGTGGAGATCGTCGACGCGAGCGCACCCAAGACATTCGACGTGCGGATCGAGGTGCCGGTCGAAGACATGGCCGCGCTCGGTGAGCCGCTGGCCGATGTCACTTCCGGGCCCGCCGCCGCCGGCCCGCAGCGCGCCTCCATCTGGCCGCAGATCCACCCGCGGCTCCTGGAGTTGATCCGTCAACACCGCTCCACCTTGATCTTCGTGAACAGCCGCCGACTGGCCGAGCGCCTGTCCACCGCGCTCAACGAGCTGGCGGAAGAAGAAATCGTCATGGCGCACCACGGCTCGGTGGCGCCCCACCAGCGCGCCGACATCGAGGATCGGCTCAAACGGGGTGCGCTGCCCGCGCTGGTGGCCACCAGCTCCTTGGAGCTGGGCATCGACATGGGTGCCATCGACCTGGTCATCCAGATCGAGGCACCCCCTTCGGTGGCGTCGGGCATCCAGCGTTTCGGGCGAGCCGGTCACCATGTGGGCGCAGTGTCCACGGGCGTGATCTTTCCCAAGTTCCGAGTGGACCTGCTTGCCTGTGCGGCCGTCGGCAGAGCCGTCCGCGACGGGTGGGTGGAGTCCACGGCCTATCCACGGAATCCGCTGGACGTGCTGGCGCAGCAGATCGTGGCCACGGTCACCGAGGAGCCCCTCCACGTCGACGAGCTCTTCGCCTTGGTGCGTCGCGCCGCGCCCTACGTGGACCTTCCGCGCGAAGCGTTCGAGCGCGTGCTGGACATGCTGTCCGGCCACTATCCGTCGGACGACTTTCGCGAGTTGCGCCCCCGGATCACCTGGGACCGCATCACGGGCGAGTTGGAGGCGCGGCGTGGTGCACGCATGGTCTCGGTCATCTCAGGGGGCACCATCCCCGACCGAGGCCTGTACGGCGTGTTCCTGGCGGGCGCGGAGCGTCCGGTTCGTATCGGAGAGCTGGACGAGGAGATGGTCTTCGAGTCGCGGGAGGGCGAGGTGTTCCTGCTGGGCGCCTCCTCCTGGCGCATCGAGTCGATCGATCACGACCGCGTCTTGGTCTCCCCCGCGCCGGGCGAACCCGGGAAGATGCCCTTCTGGCGAGGTGACGGTCCCGGACGCCCCATCGAGTTCGGCCGCGCCATCGGTGATCTGATCCAGGAGGTGCGTGCGCTCGATCCGGAGGCTGCACGCGCCCGTCTCGCCAGCGCGCACGGGCTCGACACCAACGCGGCGACCAACCTCGTGGCGCTGTTGGCGGACCAGTTCGAAGCCGGAGGGCAGGTGCCGGCCGCCGACCGCATCGTCATCGAGCAGTTCGTCGACGAGGTCGGGGACTGGACGGTCGCGATCCTTTCGCCTTTCGGTACGCGCGTGCATGCGCCCTGGGCCATGGCCGCCGCCGCCCGCCTGCGGCGCCAGTACGACGTGGAGGTGGACACCCTCTGGACCGATGATGGCATCGTCTTCAAGCTGCCCAACATCGAGGAGCCCCCACCTTCCGAGCTCTTCCTTCCGGAGTCGGACGAGGTACGCGACATCGTCGTGGATCAGCTGGGCAGCACGGCGCTGTTCGCCTCGCGCTTCCGCGAGAACGCGGCCCGCGCCCTCCTGTTGCCGCGGCAACGACCGGGCCGACGCACGCCGCTCTGGGTACAACGCCGACGTTCGGCAGACCTGCTCAAGGCCGCCGCGCAGTTCGCCGACTTTCCCATCGTGCTGGAGACCTACCGCGACTGCCTGAACGACGTCTTCGACCTCCCCGGTCTCATCGAGCTGCTGAAGGGCATCGAGGAGGGACAGGTGGCGGTGAGCACGGTGCAGACCCGCAAGGCATCGCCGTTCGCGGCGTCCCTGCTGTTCGGGTATGTAGCCAACTTCCTCTACGAGGGGGACGTGCCTCTGGCCGAGCGCAGAGCGCAGGCGCTCATGCTGGATCACGCGCAGCTGCTCCAGCTGCTGGGTGAGCCCGAGCTGCGTGAGCTGCTCGATCCGGACTCCATTGCCGCCGCGTCCGCACGGGCGTCCCGCACGGACGGTAGCCGGCCGCTACGAGACCACGACGACGTACACGACGCCCTGATCTCGCTGGGCGACCTGACGCTCGCAGAGGTGGAGGCGCGCGCGCTGCAGCCCGAGCGCATGGCCGTCACCCTGGGCGAGCTCATCCTGTCCCGCCGTGTGTTCTCGGCACAGATCGCCGGACAGGAGCGCTTCATCGCGGCCGAGGACGCCGCGCGCTACCGCGACGCGCTGGGTGTGCAGCCCCCCGCGGGCCTTCCCACCGCCTTCCTGCAGTCGGGCCCCGACCCCTTGGGCGATCTGCTCCGCCGCTATGCTCGTACGCACGGGCCCTTCACCGTGCAGGCGGCGGCCACTCGTTTCGGCCTGGGCACGGCACCGGTGGAGCGGGCGCTGGAGGAGTTGGGAGCCCGCGGCCACCTCGCGTTCGGCCACTTCCTTCCCGGTGGTCACGGTCGTGAGTGGTGTGACCCCGGCGTGTTGCGCGACATCAAGCGTCGCTCCCTGGCGCACTTGCGTGCCCAGGTGGAGCCGGTGGAGCCTGACGCCTATGCGCGGTTCCTGCTCGACTGGCATGGAGTGGGCGCACCCTCGCGCGGGATCGACGCGGTGTTCGAAGCGGTGCAACAACTGCAGGGGGCGCCGCTACCGGCCTCCGACCTGGAGCGTGGCATCCTGCCCGCGCGGGTCCTGGGGTACGACCCCCGCGACCTCGACGAGCTTTTCACCACGGGGGAGTTGGTCTGGCAAGGTGTCGAGCCGCTGGGCGAGCACGACGGGCGCATCGTGCTGTTGTTGCGCGACCAGATCCCGCTCCTGGCGACGGCGCCCACCGCGCTCCCCGGCGAGCTCGAAGCGCGCATCGTCGAGGCACTGCGCGGGCGCGGTGCGCTGTTCTTTCCCGAGCTCCTGTCGCTGACCGGCGGCTTCAAGCCCGAGGTGCTGGCGGCGCTCTGGCGGTTGGTGTGGTCGGGCACGGTCACCAACGACACGCTGGCACCGCTCCGCTCCCTGCGGCGCGCGCGCTCGGCAACCCGACGGACGCGGGGGCTGCGCCGGAGCCTCGCTCTGCCGCCGGGGAGCGCGGGACGTTGGTCGCTCTTCCCGTGGCCCGCGGACGTCCCCAGCGAGACCGAACGCGCCACCGCCCTGGCCGAGCAACTCTTGCAGCGCCACGGCCTGGTGACGCGGGAGGTGGCGCGAGCGGAGGCGCTGCGCGGCGGGTTCTCCAGCGTGTATCCGATTCTCAGGCGCATGGAGGAGGTGGGGAAGGTACGGCGCGGCTACTTCGTCGAGGGGCTGGGCGGCGCCCAGTTCGGGCGGGCCGGCGTGGAAGACCGGCTGCGGCGCGCGCGCGACCAGGAGGGCGACGAGGGCGGTACCGCGACGGTCCTCTGGGCCTCAGATCCGGCCAATCCCTACGGCGCTCAGCTCCCCTGGCCCGAGCGGACCGGCGCCCGAGCCTCCCGGTCCGCGGGCGCGCAGGTCATCCTGACCGCAGGGCGGCTGGCGGCCTGGATCTCGCCCGGTGCCCGACGCGTCCTGACCTTCCTGCCCGCTGACGAGCCCCAGCGCTCCCGCTGGATCGCCTCGGTGGCCGAAGGACTCGCGACCCTGCCCGAGACCCGGGCACGGGCCGCGATCGTCCTCGAGTCCGTGGACGGTGTGGCGCCGGACACCTCGCCGCTGGCCGCAGCGCTGGTCGAAGCCGGCTTCCGGCCCTCTCCCAAGGGGTGGCTCAGGCGCCGGGGGCGCGGAAGTGCCTGA
- a CDS encoding YidC/Oxa1 family membrane protein insertase has product MWSAFVSALERLLHGTGDALGGSLALGIFVTVLVIRILLIPIMLPLARRTREHQRVAGMLKPRIKELSRELKDEPGKLNRELKALHQEAGIGMIDKAGLLGALIQVPILIALFQAVFHVSQETGLASGGLLLGVVAGAVSVLGTVLGGQGGPVLLAISGILPIGIGAWLGAGIGWYLLAFYSGSLLQSLLMRDGPAITGES; this is encoded by the coding sequence ATGTGGTCCGCCTTCGTCTCAGCGCTGGAACGTCTGCTCCACGGCACCGGCGACGCACTGGGCGGCTCCCTGGCGCTGGGGATCTTCGTCACGGTGCTGGTCATCCGTATCCTCCTGATCCCGATCATGTTGCCGCTGGCGCGCCGTACGCGTGAGCACCAGCGGGTGGCCGGCATGCTGAAGCCACGGATCAAGGAGCTCAGCCGCGAGCTGAAGGACGAGCCTGGGAAGCTGAACCGGGAGCTGAAGGCGCTGCACCAGGAAGCAGGGATCGGCATGATCGACAAGGCCGGCCTGTTGGGCGCGCTCATCCAGGTCCCGATCCTGATCGCGCTGTTCCAGGCGGTCTTCCACGTGTCCCAGGAGACGGGACTGGCCTCGGGTGGCCTGCTACTGGGCGTGGTGGCTGGAGCGGTCTCCGTGTTGGGTACGGTGCTGGGCGGTCAGGGCGGACCGGTGCTGCTCGCGATCAGCGGCATCCTGCCCATCGGCATCGGTGCCTGGCTGGGCGCGGGGATCGGCTGGTACCTGCTGGCCTTCTACTCAGGGTCGCTGCTGCAGAGCCTCTTGATGCGGGACGGACCGGCCATCACCGGCGAGAGCTGA
- the lhgO gene encoding L-2-hydroxyglutarate oxidase codes for MPAETLLVVGGGIVGLATAERWLQRHPAHEVVVLEKEPGLATHQTGRNSGVLHSGIYYRPGSAKARNCIRGKQLMESFCREQGIPFETCGKVIVATTEAERPRLAEILERGHANGVDCRRIDAAELEELEPHAAGLEAIHVPGAGIVDYREVALRLGERIEQHGGRIRTAFPVTALEVRAGQVVAHGPEGEEIGTRAVACAGLFSDRLARASGLDPGVQIVPFRGEYYELSEQARGLCRNLIYPVPDPAFPFLGVHFTRMVGGGVECGPNAVFAFAREGYHRTDVDVADLFEALGWPGVWRLFARHWETGLGEMWRSWSKSAFVRALQRLVPEIRAEQLSPAPAGVRAMALGRDGSLVDDYLIRREGPIIHVCNAPSPAATSALSIGETVVALAEVD; via the coding sequence ATGCCCGCGGAGACGCTGCTCGTGGTCGGCGGCGGGATCGTCGGATTGGCTACGGCCGAGCGCTGGCTGCAGCGCCACCCGGCCCATGAGGTGGTGGTGCTGGAGAAGGAGCCGGGCCTGGCCACCCACCAGACCGGACGCAACTCGGGCGTCCTCCACAGCGGCATCTACTACCGCCCCGGGTCGGCCAAGGCTCGTAACTGCATTCGTGGCAAGCAGTTGATGGAGTCGTTCTGCAGGGAACAGGGGATTCCCTTCGAGACCTGCGGGAAGGTGATCGTGGCCACCACCGAGGCCGAGCGGCCCCGCCTCGCCGAGATCCTGGAGCGGGGGCACGCCAATGGCGTGGACTGCCGTCGGATCGACGCGGCCGAGCTCGAGGAGCTCGAGCCCCACGCGGCCGGGCTGGAGGCCATCCACGTGCCGGGCGCCGGGATCGTCGACTACCGGGAGGTCGCGCTGCGGCTGGGGGAGCGTATCGAGCAGCACGGGGGCCGCATCCGCACCGCCTTCCCGGTCACGGCCCTCGAGGTGCGGGCGGGGCAGGTGGTGGCCCACGGTCCGGAGGGCGAGGAGATCGGAACGAGGGCCGTGGCCTGCGCCGGCCTGTTCAGCGACCGCCTGGCCCGCGCCTCCGGCCTCGACCCCGGCGTCCAGATCGTGCCGTTCCGGGGCGAATACTATGAGCTGAGTGAGCAGGCGCGCGGCCTCTGCAGGAACCTGATCTATCCCGTACCGGACCCGGCCTTCCCCTTCCTGGGCGTCCATTTCACTCGCATGGTGGGCGGGGGCGTCGAATGCGGCCCCAACGCGGTCTTCGCCTTCGCCCGGGAGGGCTATCACCGGACCGACGTGGACGTCGCTGACCTGTTCGAGGCGCTGGGCTGGCCCGGCGTCTGGCGCCTGTTCGCTCGGCATTGGGAGACGGGTCTGGGAGAGATGTGGCGGAGCTGGTCCAAGTCCGCCTTCGTGCGGGCCCTCCAGCGCCTGGTGCCAGAGATCAGGGCCGAGCAGCTGAGCCCCGCCCCGGCTGGTGTGCGGGCCATGGCGCTGGGACGGGACGGCTCCCTGGTGGACGACTATCTGATCCGACGGGAGGGCCCCATCATCCATGTCTGCAACGCGCCCTCTCCTGCCGCCACCTCAGCGCTGAGCATCGGGGAGACGGTGGTGGCTTTGGCCGAAGTGGACTGA
- a CDS encoding RNA polymerase sigma factor, with translation MTPTELEAQLRWLHKESYGWALNCCGREEADAEDVLQTTYLKVIAGSARFEGRSAFKTWLFGVIRRTAQEHHRRARSQERRAERFAAEEQQDVASEHPERDLLRAEGSRELLEALELLSDRQREVLHLVFYQDLTIAEAAEVMEVGLGSARTHYERGKARLRGILQERRNRERPAAGR, from the coding sequence ATGACTCCTACCGAGCTTGAAGCGCAGCTCCGCTGGCTCCACAAGGAGAGCTACGGATGGGCGCTCAATTGCTGCGGTCGGGAAGAGGCCGACGCCGAGGACGTGCTCCAGACCACCTACCTGAAGGTGATCGCCGGGAGCGCGCGCTTCGAGGGTCGCTCCGCGTTCAAGACCTGGCTGTTCGGCGTGATCCGCCGGACCGCGCAGGAGCACCACCGCCGCGCGAGATCGCAGGAGAGGCGCGCCGAACGCTTCGCGGCGGAGGAGCAGCAGGACGTGGCCTCCGAACATCCGGAACGCGATCTGTTGCGCGCAGAGGGCAGCAGGGAGTTGCTCGAGGCGCTGGAACTCCTGTCGGACCGTCAGCGTGAGGTGCTGCACCTGGTGTTCTACCAGGATCTCACGATCGCGGAGGCTGCCGAGGTGATGGAGGTTGGATTGGGATCGGCTCGGACGCACTACGAACGGGGAAAGGCACGCCTGCGTGGCATTCTCCAGGAGAGGAGGAACCGTGAGCGACCCGCGGCTGGACGGTGA